In one window of Drosophila gunungcola strain Sukarami unplaced genomic scaffold, Dgunungcola_SK_2 000024F, whole genome shotgun sequence DNA:
- the LOC128263879 gene encoding uncharacterized protein LOC128263879, which yields MLELLQAKYEHCYEVYESCTAKLSEQVERVKTQTANANSNTLPIPFSSGCRLPPCDTEVFEGDYLKWPTFRDLFTAVYVNNPRLTAVEKLFHLNAKTSGEAKAIVSKYPLTNEGFDSAWEALRDRFENKRLLVNSQLKLLFNLGSVNPESGQALKDLQSTIQGCLIALAHSNISTENWDCLLVFLCASRLPKLTLSLWEQSLSSKSDIPTWDEMNTFLSERYRTLEAIEEMKPSHSNHSTAKSQSVPRKLNSFEAKVVTKPKNCDLCSKETVQGAATGLENPPSVQNYFATGARAVLLGTAIIDICHLGTNYRARALIDSGSEATFISERLFNLIKLPFRLIQAQVSGLNQTVSAQAPKLCHFSIRAPNKPGLQLETTAYVLPELAGMLPSYPIPRDGLVNLPAIQLADPTFLESSQIDVLIGADILPSVWLSGTRTNICGSLLGQETIFGWVLTGPVSNASVQKRVAAFTTQITETSDRVLEKLLTKFWEVENIPTRRVKESDSYCESNFLQTTTRDASGKYVVTLPFREPENFGSKLGHSRSIALAQLLRNENRLKRDFPLKEQYDSVIQEYLDLGHMREVPPSYDTPNYYLPHHAVIKPESTTTKLRVVFTVLRQSSTWSHKGLSV from the exons ATGTTAGAACTTCTGCAAGCCAAATATGAGCATTGCTATGAAGTTTACGAATCCTGTACCGCGAAACTCAGTGAACAAGTTGAGCGAGTGAAAACTCAAACGGCCAACGCCAATTCCAACACCCTGCCCATTCCGTTTTCGTCCGGTTGCCGACTACCGCCATGCGACACTGAGGTTTTCGAAGGAGACTATTTGAAATGGCCAACATTTAGGGATCTTTTTACCGCAGTTTATGTCAACAATCCTAGGTTGACAGCGGtcgaaaaacttttccatcTCAACGCTAAAACTAGCGGCGAGGCTAAGGCAATCGTATCCAAATACCCTCTTACAAATGAGGGTTTCGATTCAGCTTGGGAAGCACTTCGAGACCGTTTCGAAAATAAGAGACTGCTAGTAAATAGCCAACTCAAactgctttttaatttgggttCCGTAAATCCCGAATCTGGCCAGGCACTGAAAGACCTACAGAGCACAATCCAAGGGTGTTTGATAGCGCTGGCTCATTCCAACATTTCCACAGAGAACTGGGACTGTCTCCTGGTATTCCTGTGCGCCAGTAGATTGCCGAAACTGACCCTTTCCTTATGGGAGCAGTCCCTTTCATCCAAGTCCGACATTCCGACCTGGGATGAAATGAACACGTTTCTTAGCGAACGATACCGAACGCTAGAGGCGATTGAGGAGATGAAACCCAGCCACAGCAATCACTCTACCGCTAAGAGTCAATCCGTTCCCAGGAAGCTCAACTCTTTCGAAGCCAAGGTAGTTACTAAACCAAAGAATTGCGACCTGTGCTCAAAAGAGA CGGTGCAAGGGGCCGCTACCGGTCTAGAAAATCCGCCCAGTGTGCAGAACTATTTCGCAACCGGTGCTAGAGCGGTTTTGCTAGGCACGGCCATTATTGATATATGCCACTTGGGAACGAACTACAGGGCTCGTGCTCTAATAGACTCGGGTTCTGAGGCAACGTTTATTTCGGAACGCCTGTTCAATCTGATTAAGCTGCCATTCCGCCTTATCCAAGCCCAAGTTTCGGGATTAAATCAAACCGTTTCCGCTCAGGCGCCCAAGCTCTGCCATTTTTCTATTCGAGCCCCTAATAAGCCAGGCCTTCAGCTAGAAACCACAGCTTACGTCTTGCCCGAACTGGCTGGAATGCTTCCGTCGTACCCAATTCCACGAGATGGGCTGGTTAATTTACCGGCCATCCAACTGGCAGATCCAACATTTTTAGAGAGTTCCCAGATAGATGTTCTGATCGGAGCCGACATTTTACCGTCCGTGTGGCTGAGCGGCACGCGCACCAACATTTGCGGCTCTCTGCTAGGACAAGAGACTATTTTCGGCTGGGTGCTTACCGGCCCAGTGTCCAATGCATCAGTCCAAAAGCGGGTAGCAGCTTTCACGACCCAGATAACCGAAACAAGTGACAGGGTCTTAGAAAAACTTCTCACTAAGTTTTGGGAGGTGGAGAATATACCAACAAGGAGGGTAAAGGAATCCGATTCCTATTGCGAGAGCAATTTTCTCCAAACCACCACTAGAGACGCAAGCGGGAAATACGTGGTAACGTTACCGTTTCGCGAACCCGAAAATTTCGGATCCAAATTGGGGCACTCGCGATCCATTGCCCTAGCTCAGCTTCTTAGGAACGAAAACCGTTTAAAAAGAGACTTTCCACTAAAAGAGCAATATGACTCAGTCATTCAAGAGTATTTGGATCTGGGTCACATGAGAGAAGTTCCCCCGTCTTACGATACTCCAAACTATTATCTTCCACACCATGCTGTGATCAAACCCGAGAGCACCACCACCAAACTACGCGTGGTATTCACAGTGTTGAGAcag AGTTCCACCTGGTCGCACAAGGGGCTATCAGTTTAA
- the LOC128263868 gene encoding uncharacterized protein LOC128263868: MSKEDAEKKELPLILNGTFFLPDGKCKLCLNKTIKFDEKSTGNLHKHLKRVHPNSYSSYEALKAKNSKIEVKISGEAKDRKSCFSTLNSVQVNNEICDYIVTEMLPLCHVEQASFRSLLSTISGRSINIPCRKTIKTILEKRRAEYEQNLTNIFKEVAFICTTADIWSANNKSYFGVTGHYIDSTLARRSLVLACKRVRFSHTHELIGKTLADVHSQYGLKDSQISGTVTDNASNFCKAFKVYSFDKFAGSNAIKPEFLEESEIDAVEIDICKDDEIILPKQMRLSHA, encoded by the exons ATGAGCAAAGAAGACGCAGAAAAAAAGGAGCTaccattaattttaaatggtaCTTTCTTTTTACCGGACGGGAAGTGCAAACTGTGTTTGAACAAAACTATCAAATTTGATGAAAAGTCAACCGGCAACTTGCATAAACATCTGAAG aggGTTCACCCGAACAGTTATTCTTCGTATGAAGCTTTGAAagcgaaaaattcaaaaatagaaGTGAAAATTTCCGGTGAGGCAAAAGATCGAAAATCCTGCTTCAGTACTCTTAACTCAGTCCAG gtaaataatgaaatttgtGACTACATTGTAACGGAAATGTTACCACTATGTCACGTCGAACAAGCAAGCTTCAGATCCCTTCTGTCAACAATATCAGGGCGATCTATTAATATACCGTGCCGGAAAACAATCAAGACAATTTTAGAGAAGCGCAGAGCCGAGTATGAGCAAAATTTGacgaatatttttaaagaggtGGCTTTTATTTGTACGACAGCTGACATCTGGAGCGCCAACAACAAAAGCTATTTTGGTGTCACCGGACATTATATTGATTCTACATTAGCTAGACGTTCACTTGTGCTCGCATGTAAACGAGTTCGTTTTTCTCATACCCATGAACTAATTGGAAAAACTTTGGCAGATGTTCACTCTCAATACGGCTTAAAAGATTCTCAAATATCCGGCACTGTTACCGACAATGCATCAAACTTTTGTAAAGCATTTAAAGTCTACAGCTTCGATAAATTTGCTGGGTCAAATGCTATAAAACCCGAATTTTTAGAGGAGTCTGAAATCGATGCTGTAGAGATTGACATTTGTAAAGATGATGAAATTATTCTGCCAAAGCAGATGCGCCTCTCACACGCTTAA